CCACGGCCGCTACCAGGTGGGCTGGACGAGTGTGAACGTGCCGAAGACTGGCACGCAGATCCGGATCAAGTCGGTCAAGTCCGATGGCAACATCATCGAGGTTGAGGTTCGGCCCTCGAATTAGCACACTGGCGCGCTTGCGCATCAGAAAGCCGGGCCTTGCCCCCGCTCCCATTCCGGGAGCGGGGGCATTTGTTGGCGTGCGATTGAGCAGGCGCATCAACGCCCGCTGATACAGTCGCACGCGAAGCTCAGCGAGTCGATGGCCGCAGCACTCACTGCCCCAGCTGAATCGTAAACTCCAGCTCTTGCGTTGCTATCTGCCCACTCTGGCTGCGCGTGGTGGTGGCCAGCCGGTAGCTCGCGCCGTCTTCGAGCGCCGCGCCGCCGGGCCACTGGTTGCCGTGCTCGGAGAAGCGCCAGACATTGCAATCTTGCCCGTTGTCGCCGCCACCGAATGCGCAGTACAGCGCATTGCGCTCGGTGCGCTCGTACACCAGCTCGCCGCCGGGGCCGTAGACCTGGAACGTGACGCTGGCGATGCCGTCGCCGTTATTCGGCCCTGCGGCCGGGTCGTTCGCAAGCACCTGGAATGCCAGCTCGTCGCCGTAGATCGTGTCGGTTGGAATGGTGTTCGAGATCAGCGGCTCGAGCGTGGGTGTGGGCGGCGCGTTCGAGATCAGCGGCTCAAGCGTGGGCGTGGGTGCTACGTCGGGCGTGGCGCTCGGCGCGGCCGTGGGCGCCGCTTCGGGCGTGGGTGTGGGTGCGGCCGGCTCGGTTGGCGCGACCGCCGCTACGGTGGGCGCCTCGGCCGTGGGTGCTGCGGTAACCAGCACAGTAACCACAATCGGCGCGGGGGTCGGCTGGTTGGCAAACGAGTCGAGGCTGCATGCACCCAGCGCCAGCCCTACCAGCATCATCACACCCATGTCTAATATAACCTGGCGCACATTCGGTGCTGGATCCAGTCGGCAGCCGGTAGTCGGCACTATCGCTGCAGGCTGCCGCCTGCGTACCGCATACTGCCGGCCAACCCGAAGCGGATTGCTGTCGACCTGTACTCGTCTCGCGCGCATGGCTCAACTCCTCCATCCTACGTTCTCAAACTGGCTTGTGCCGCTGAGAGTAGTAGGCGTATGTGGTTGGTTTGCCTGCGGCCGCATAGCGCGGTTGCCAGCCAGCACATCGGGCTAGGCAGCTATTGGGTCATGCGTGCCAGCGCCGCAGCCGCGCTCTCGGCGCGCGGCCCGCAGGTGACATCGACGATCTGGCGCTTAAGAAACAGGTCGCCAGGGTCGGCCTGGCTGGCTGCGATGCACTGGCGATACGCATCGACGGCCTGCTGGAACATGGCGCGCGCGGCAGGTGCCTGCCCGCTGGTGCGCGCCAGCATCTGGGCGCGCTGGTGTGCGATCAGCCCATGCACCATAGCCGCCACGCCGCGGAAGCGATTCTGCTCAGGCAGAATGAGCTGGTCGGCAGCCTGGGCCGCGCGATCGGCAGCCCCGAGCGCCGCCTCGGCCGCCGGCAGATCGGGGGTAGCCTGGGCCAGCAGCCCCTCGGCCTGTAGGCGATAGGCCAGCGCCAGCGCCAGCCGCGCCTCGGCCTCGGCGGCCTGATCGGCGCTGGCCTGCGCCGCCGCCACGGCTGCCTGATAGGTAGTGAGCGCCTGGCCTAGCTCAGGGCTTTGGGTGCGCAGCTCGGGCGTGCGCTGCTGGGCCAGGTGGAAGTACACGCCACCCAGTGTCGTGAGCGCGCGGGCGTAGCGCGGGTTCAGAGCGAGCGCGCGCTCAAGCGCGGCGCGGGCCATGTCGAGCTGCCCGGCGCGCTCGTTCGCGGGCGTGGCTGCGTCCTGGAACAGCAAAAAGTGCTCGCGCCCGATCAAGTAATACACCAGGTCGCCGCCGTTATCGGCCGTGGCCGCGCCCTCCTCGGCGCCCAGGTAGGCCAGCGCGTCGTTGAATACGCCCAGCGCCTTGCGCAAGTTCGCGATGTAGCTTGGGGCGTCGGCCAGCTCGTAGCGCAGCCCGACGATCAGCTTGGCCACCAGCGTGGTGCGCACTCGCAGCGGCGCGTTCACCGAGCCCTGCACATCGCTCAGCGGCAGCACCACCGGCAGCGGGCCGCCCAGCCGGTCGAAGCGCTGCAGCTCAGCGAAGTTGCCCATATCGCGCTCGCGGTTGGGGTTGTGCTCGCACAGGCTGAGCCGCAGCAGCGCCGGGCTGGGGCGCGTGTCGAGCTCGCCGTACACGATGATCTGCGCGCCCACCGCAGTCGCGCGTGCGCAGGCGTCCTGCCAGCGATCTTGCGCAGTGGCGCCCACCGCCATGCCGATCGTCGTGCGCTTCTCGAGCAGGCCCATGCTGTCGTGCCAGACCTGCCCGTAGTAGTCGGGCGCCAGCCGGCGCACTTCGTCGCGCACGGTCGCGAATAGCGTCCGCCCGATCAGGTCGGTGTCGGCGCTGGTGTGCATACGCCCGTCGGCGTCGACCCGGCCAAACTGCGCGATGGCGATATTCACATACCCAGGCGGCATGGTCGCGGGCACCAGGTAGAGCCACAGGCCCAGCGTGGCGCTCAGCAGCGCGGCGACCAGCGCGATCACCACTGGCAGCGCCGGCACCACCAGCGTGCCGATCCGCAGAATATTCTTGCCCACCACTACATCGCGCGCACCGGCGCCGATAGTCGCAACGATCACGTCGGCGCTACGGCCAGGCAGGCGCTGGCGCAGGCGCTGCCACCACGAGTGGTTGGGCGGCGGGCGCTGCATCGGCGTCACGCTCCGAATCGGCGCTGTAGCCAGCCGCTGAGATCCGCATCGGCCCGGCCCAGCACGCGCCGCACGGCCGGCGCCGCGAACAGCGCGGCCAGGGCCTCGCGCAGCGGCGGCAGGTTGTCGAGCAGCCAGCCGCCAACTTGCGACACAGTGCTGGCGCTAGGCGTCGCGCGCGGGTCGAGCTTGCGCAGCTCGCCGGCCAGCAACCCGAGCTGGAACTCGGCCATGCCGATCAACGTCGCGTCGAGGCCGGCGGCGGCCAGCTCGTGCTCGCAGCGCTGCAGCAGTGCATCGATCGCGTGGCGATCATCGCCGGGCGTGCCGGGGCTGCCCAGCACCTGGGTGATCTGCTTGCCGATTGCCACGCCCTGCGCGCCGGCGCCGACCGTGCCGATGATCACGTCGCCGCTGGCAGCCACTGCGCTCGGCGGCGCGCCGGCCGGCCCAGGCGCCACAGGTGGCGCCTCGCTCGACTGATCGTTTGGCAGGTCGTCGACGGTCACGCCCCAGTCGCGCAGCGCCACCTTGGCCTGCGCGATCGACGCGCGGGCCTCGGCGATGCCGATCAGCACCCCCGCCGGCGCATACACGCCCAGCTTGGCCTGCTGCTCGAGCAAGATGCCAAGCGTCTGCCGGTGCGTACGCAGCAACACCTGCATGGTATTGATATCATCCTGGCTGGGCATATCGGCACCTTTACAGCGATTCGGGTCGGCCGCGCCATTGTAGCACAGGCACGGCGCCGGCAAGCACGTGCGGCCTGCTCGCCGCGCACTGAAATCCGGCTATAATAGGGAGCGTGCTGCGCATGGCGCGGCGCCTCTACCTATAGAACGTTCACCAGCCGCCGATTGGTGCGCGGCGGGCCGCAATAAGGAAACGCATGACTGCCACCGACACCGTTGTGCTGCGCCCAAACGCCGGCTGGGATCCGCGCATCCTGGTGTGCGCCTGCGGCGACCTGGTCGATGTGTTCATTGTGCTCACCGAGCGCTACGCCGTGATCATCGACACGCTGATCAACACCGCCACCGCCACCGCGCTGCTCGAGCTGGCGCGTGCGCACCAGGGCCACCGCCAGCTGCTGGCGATCAACACCCACGCCGACTGGGACCACGCCTGGGGCAACCATGTGTTCGCCGGGCCGGGCGCGCCGCAGCAGGTGCCGATCATCGCCAGCCGGCGCTGCGCCCAGCGCCTGCGTGCGCGCGACGCGCGCGCGCTGCTCGCGGCCAAGCGCGCCGACGAGCCCGGCCGCTTCGATGATGTGCAGCTTACGCCACCCACGATCTTGTTCGACGAGGCGCTGGCGATCACCGGCGGCGACCTCACCCTGCAGCTGTTTGCCACGCCCGGCCACACGCCCGATCACATCGCGATCTACATTCCGCAGATCAGCACGCTGCTGGCCGGCGACGCGGCCGAGCTGCCGTTCCCATTCGCCGAGTCGGCCGCTACGCTGCCGCAGCTGCGCGATTCGCTGGCGCGTATGGCCGCGCTCGACCCGGCGGCGGCGCTGTGCTGCCACGCGCCGGCCGATGCCGGCCCCAAGGCACTCGCGCAGAACATGGCCTACTTTGCTACACTCGAGCACCACTGCCGCGCCGCGCTGGCCGCCGGTGTGCCGGCCCACCCCGCCGCCGCTGCCGATGTCGAGGCGTTGGTCGGCTTCCCATACGATGCAGCAGTACCGATCGAGCTGGATGCCGCCGCGCTGGCGGGCTTCTACCGCCCCGGCCACCAGGCCGCGATCCGCATGATGCTGGCATACCTCGCCGAGGTGGGCTCATGACTAACCCACCCGACGGCGCGCCGCAGTGGCGCCGCGCGCTGGCCTACTGGTGGTATGCCTGGGGCCTGAGCTGGTGCTACTGGGGCATCCGCAGCGCCAACCAGTCGTTCTTCCGCGCCGGTATTCGCTCGTTCGATCGCGCGCTGCGGCAGTGGCCCGGCTTCACGCTGGTATACTACCGCCGCGGCCTGATCCGTGGGCGCGAGCTGAGCGACTACGCTGGTGCGATCGGCGACCTGACCCGCGCGATCGAGCTGGCACCGGCCTGGGCCGACCCATACCTGCAGCGCGGGCTGTTCGAGCGCTTCCATGGCCACCAGCAGGCCGCGCTGGCCGATCTCACGCGCTACCTGTCGTTGGACGGCGGTACCGCCTGGCGTGCCGAGGCCGAGCGCCAGATCGCCCAGATCCGCGCCGAGCTTGCCGCGAGCAGTTAACCCACAACCCGTCAACCTGCCAGCTGGAGAACTCTGTTTGCAAGCACCATCCGCCACGCCGCGCACCACCGACACGCTCACCAATGGCCAGCTCGCCGCGGTGACACTCGGCCGCCTGGCGCTGATCACCGCCTACCGGATCATCTACCCACTCCAGCCGTTCGTGGCCCAGCGCTTGCATGTCGATCTGCGCACGGTCAGCGCGCTGGTGACTGTGCAGGTGCTGGCGTCGATCGCCAGCCCGCTTGGCGGCTACCTGGCCGATACGCGCGGCGAGCGCGCGACCATGAGCATCGGCCTGATGCTGTTCTGCCTGGGCGCGGCGCTCTGCTCGCTGTCGCCATCGTTCGCCGGCTTTCTGGTGGGCTATACGCTGATCGGGCTGGCAAGCGCACTCTACCAGCCGTCGGCCCAGGCCTACCTGAGCGCGCGCACCAGCTATGCGCGCCGCGGCTGGGCGCTGGGCATATTCGAAACCTCGTGGGCGGCTGCGGCGCTCGTGGGCGTGGCCCCGCTGATGCAGCTGGTGCAGGCCACCGGCGATTCGGCCTGGTCGTTTCGGGTCATTCTGCTGGCTGGCCTGGCCACGCTCGCGCTGGTGCGCTTCGGCCTCGAGCCGGCCCGGCGCCGCAGGGTAGGCGGGCCGCCACGAACGATCGACTGGGGCGCGCTGCGCACGCCCAGTGTGCTGGGCATGCTCGGGCTGTTCTTCTTCACCGCCATGGGTGTCGATCTGATCTTTGTGGTGCAGGGCGCGTGGTCGAAGGCCAGCTTCGGCGCAACTGAAGGCCAGCTTGGCCAGGTGTTCGTGCTGCTCGCTATCGCCGAATTCGGCGGCTCGATCGGCTCGACTATGCTGGTCGATCGGGTCGGCAAGAAGCGCGCGGTGCTGACCGGCTACACGATCACGGCCATCAGTATGGCGCTGCTGCCGCTGAGCGACGGCAGCTGGCTGCTGTTTTTGCCGCTATACTTCCTGTTCGACCTATTCTTCGAGTTTTCGATCGTCTCGGCGTTCCCGCTGGCTTCGGGCGTGGCGCCGGCCGTGCGCGGCAGCGTGATGGCGCTAAGCGTGATGATGACCGGCCTGGGCCGCGCGATCGGCTCGCAGCTGGCCGAGCCGCTCTGGCGCACGAGCGGCATCTGGGCCACCGGCCTGGTGAGCGCGGCCGCCGCGCTATTGGGGGTGACGCTGTGCCTGCTGTTGGTGCGCGAGGCCGAGGGCGCCCCGGCAGAGCAGTAGCGAGTTCGCCGAGGCATGCGCTGGCGCTCTGATATCAACGTCTGCCGCCCGCGCCAGCCAGCGTCGCGTGGGAGCGCGGCGGCTGCAGCCCATATTTAAGCACGACACACAAAGGCACGCAGGGGTTCAAACGCTGCGTGCCCTGCGTGGTGAGGCGGGCATCTACGGGAAGAAGGCCTCGGGCGGCAGCGGGAACACACCTTCGACGCGCACGTGCAGC
The sequence above is drawn from the Candidatus Kouleothrix ribensis genome and encodes:
- a CDS encoding MFS transporter, producing MQAPSATPRTTDTLTNGQLAAVTLGRLALITAYRIIYPLQPFVAQRLHVDLRTVSALVTVQVLASIASPLGGYLADTRGERATMSIGLMLFCLGAALCSLSPSFAGFLVGYTLIGLASALYQPSAQAYLSARTSYARRGWALGIFETSWAAAALVGVAPLMQLVQATGDSAWSFRVILLAGLATLALVRFGLEPARRRRVGGPPRTIDWGALRTPSVLGMLGLFFFTAMGVDLIFVVQGAWSKASFGATEGQLGQVFVLLAIAEFGGSIGSTMLVDRVGKKRAVLTGYTITAISMALLPLSDGSWLLFLPLYFLFDLFFEFSIVSAFPLASGVAPAVRGSVMALSVMMTGLGRAIGSQLAEPLWRTSGIWATGLVSAAAALLGVTLCLLLVREAEGAPAEQ
- a CDS encoding MBL fold metallo-hydrolase, with product MTATDTVVLRPNAGWDPRILVCACGDLVDVFIVLTERYAVIIDTLINTATATALLELARAHQGHRQLLAINTHADWDHAWGNHVFAGPGAPQQVPIIASRRCAQRLRARDARALLAAKRADEPGRFDDVQLTPPTILFDEALAITGGDLTLQLFATPGHTPDHIAIYIPQISTLLAGDAAELPFPFAESAATLPQLRDSLARMAALDPAAALCCHAPADAGPKALAQNMAYFATLEHHCRAALAAGVPAHPAAAADVEALVGFPYDAAVPIELDAAALAGFYRPGHQAAIRMMLAYLAEVGS